A genomic window from Thalassoroseus pseudoceratinae includes:
- a CDS encoding tetratricopeptide repeat protein, with product MSTAPTAESCLREGRARLKAKDIDEAIRFFEAGLALDPDAIKLHDGLGAAHYMRKDFANAAKCFQRIIELDPQNGRAFTNLGAVYNRLGEFPKAVEALRKGVQREKTSVGFYNLGIAQKNIGQVAMAVSAYQQAVRLDPLNADAYLNLANCLVEMKNVRKAVESYQKALEIRPDFEAAKQGLAKAKSDQTAAREEIDPFGRLVSDSSHSGVIESFGLQEMTELQRLEDRQKVHDLCQNIQEKSSEVLEFLREQLSPSLHGLVRGTAAVGQSTKELQAAHDDYQTVLTDLISLRQRMKKQLLALRAHEELIHTPDIDDVK from the coding sequence ATGAGTACTGCCCCAACAGCCGAGAGTTGTCTTCGTGAAGGCCGAGCACGGTTGAAAGCGAAGGATATTGACGAAGCCATCCGCTTTTTCGAAGCGGGGTTGGCCCTCGATCCCGATGCCATCAAGTTGCATGATGGTTTGGGAGCCGCCCACTACATGCGGAAAGACTTCGCCAATGCAGCCAAGTGCTTCCAACGAATCATCGAGCTAGACCCACAGAACGGCCGAGCGTTTACGAACTTAGGTGCGGTCTATAATCGTCTTGGCGAGTTTCCCAAAGCGGTCGAAGCACTGCGAAAGGGTGTTCAACGCGAGAAAACCAGTGTCGGTTTCTACAACTTAGGAATCGCGCAGAAGAATATCGGGCAAGTCGCGATGGCAGTGTCGGCTTACCAACAAGCGGTCCGATTAGATCCACTCAATGCCGACGCCTATCTCAATTTGGCGAACTGCCTGGTTGAAATGAAGAACGTGCGGAAAGCGGTCGAGAGTTACCAAAAAGCTCTTGAGATTCGACCGGATTTCGAAGCCGCCAAACAAGGGCTCGCCAAAGCAAAATCCGACCAGACCGCCGCTCGGGAAGAAATCGACCCGTTTGGTCGTTTGGTCAGTGACAGTTCGCATAGCGGGGTCATTGAGTCATTCGGTCTTCAGGAAATGACGGAACTACAACGCCTGGAAGACCGGCAAAAAGTCCACGATCTTTGTCAAAACATCCAGGAGAAGTCCTCGGAAGTTCTCGAATTCCTACGCGAACAACTCTCACCAAGTTTGCATGGCCTCGTACGCGGGACCGCTGCGGTGGGACAATCCACGAAGGAATTACAGGCGGCCCATGACGACTACCAAACCGTTTTGACCGACCTCATTTCGCTTCGGCAACGCATGAAAAAACAGCTACTGGCATTGCGAGCCCACGAAGAGTTAATCCACACGCCCGACATTGATGACGTGAAGTAG